From Mucilaginibacter rubeus, a single genomic window includes:
- a CDS encoding dihydrofolate reductase family protein — MRKIILNLAVSLDGFIEGPNGEYNWCLADQDYGMTEFLSSSDAIFIGRKSYDLLMSTDPEMFGALKMYVFSDTLQPSTNPNTEIIKSVDFKSRVETIRDQPGKNIWMFGGASLVSSFIEEGFITEFLLSVHPVILGSGKPLFMGSKDRIELILLGSEQFSSGLIQLRYTIKPKFDLGMLDGM; from the coding sequence ATGCGTAAAATAATATTAAATCTTGCTGTAAGCCTCGACGGCTTCATTGAAGGCCCCAACGGCGAATACAACTGGTGCCTTGCCGATCAGGATTATGGCATGACCGAGTTTTTAAGCAGCAGCGATGCTATTTTCATAGGCCGTAAAAGCTATGATCTGCTCATGAGTACCGATCCGGAAATGTTTGGTGCTTTGAAAATGTATGTATTTTCAGATACGCTTCAACCTTCAACAAACCCCAACACGGAGATCATTAAAAGCGTCGACTTCAAATCGAGGGTTGAAACTATCAGGGATCAGCCGGGTAAAAACATATGGATGTTTGGTGGGGCAAGCCTTGTTTCCTCTTTTATTGAGGAAGGCTTTATTACTGAGTTTCTACTTTCGGTACATCCTGTTATTTTGGGAAGCGGCAAACCATTGTTCATGGGTTCGAAAGATCGTATCGAACTTATTTTACTGGGAAGCGAACAGTTCTCGAGCGGGCTGATACAGCTTAGATATACCATCAAACCAAAGTTTGATTTAGGTATGCTGGATGGTATGTAG
- a CDS encoding LutB/LldF family L-lactate oxidation iron-sulfur protein codes for MGAIAEEFLVKSEEKAFDADHRRIINFNIDRYDNAVSRGLSRIINLDNAKKKGHVLKWKVMENLDKFLPEFEANFQKRGGKVIWANDVEEAQREILNIINKANAKTVVKSKSMVTEEIHLNEFLESNHIESLETDLGEYIVQLLGQKPYHIVTPAMHLSKEDIAKLFHERFGTPIDATPEQITLKARELLREKYVQADVGITGANFLLADTGSIAISENEGNARLCTTLPKIHIAIVGIEKIIPSITDLDLFWPMLSTHGTGQNLTVYNTILSGPRQPNETDGPEEMYVVLLDNGRTNLLAKKDQRQGLYCIRCGACLNGCPIYKNIGGHTYATTYSGPIGSIITPHTRGMEDFKHLSYASSLCGKCTEVCPVKIDIHKMLLLNRRDAVNENLVTNKERWGWAIWKKGMLKRKLTDFFGGGMKNFLLKTFFKRTWGHLREMPKVADKSFSKQWQEMNNTPEE; via the coding sequence ATGGGAGCAATCGCTGAAGAATTTTTGGTAAAATCGGAAGAGAAGGCATTTGATGCTGATCATCGCCGTATTATCAACTTCAATATCGACCGTTATGATAATGCGGTGTCCCGTGGCCTATCACGTATTATCAATTTAGATAATGCCAAGAAAAAGGGCCATGTGCTCAAATGGAAGGTGATGGAAAACCTGGACAAGTTCCTGCCGGAATTTGAAGCCAATTTCCAGAAACGCGGCGGCAAAGTGATTTGGGCCAATGATGTAGAAGAAGCCCAGCGTGAGATCCTGAACATCATTAATAAAGCCAATGCCAAAACTGTAGTAAAATCCAAATCGATGGTTACAGAAGAAATTCACCTGAATGAATTTCTGGAAAGTAACCACATCGAGTCATTAGAAACAGATTTGGGCGAGTATATAGTTCAGCTTTTAGGCCAAAAGCCATACCATATTGTTACCCCGGCCATGCACCTGAGCAAGGAGGATATTGCCAAACTTTTCCACGAAAGGTTTGGAACCCCTATTGATGCTACGCCTGAGCAAATTACGCTGAAAGCCCGTGAGCTGCTTCGCGAAAAATATGTACAGGCCGATGTTGGCATTACCGGAGCTAATTTTTTACTGGCTGATACCGGCAGCATAGCCATCAGCGAAAACGAAGGTAACGCGCGTCTTTGCACCACGTTACCTAAAATCCATATCGCTATTGTGGGTATCGAGAAAATCATCCCTTCAATAACCGATCTTGATCTGTTTTGGCCCATGTTATCTACCCATGGTACCGGGCAAAACCTGACTGTTTACAATACCATATTAAGCGGCCCCCGCCAGCCAAATGAAACCGACGGTCCCGAAGAAATGTACGTGGTGCTGTTGGATAATGGCCGAACCAACCTACTGGCAAAAAAAGACCAGCGCCAGGGTCTTTACTGTATCCGTTGTGGGGCTTGCCTTAACGGTTGTCCTATTTATAAAAACATTGGCGGCCATACCTACGCTACTACCTACAGCGGCCCGATAGGATCTATCATTACCCCTCATACACGGGGCATGGAAGATTTTAAGCACCTGAGCTACGCTTCAAGTCTGTGCGGTAAATGTACCGAGGTATGCCCCGTTAAGATCGATATCCACAAAATGCTGCTCCTTAACCGCCGCGATGCCGTTAACGAAAATCTGGTAACCAACAAAGAACGCTGGGGTTGGGCTATCTGGAAAAAAGGAATGCTTAAACGTAAGCTTACAGACTTTTTTGGCGGCGGCATGAAAAACTTCCTGCTTAAAACTTTCTTCAAACGCACCTGGGGACATCTGCGCGAGATGCCAAAAGTGGCTGACAAATCATTCAGCAAGCAATGGCAGGAAATGAATAACACTCCTGAAGAATAG
- a CDS encoding M28 family peptidase: protein MNKLPLLLIALASATTACAQQNATAMKYAGLITADDAKKHLSILASDAFEGRETGKPGAEKAANYIAGEFKKLGLQAPVNGSYFFDVPLTENALKVTAFTVNGKSFEYGTDFYLGGAFPDKSTTVSDIVFVGYGTDAEIGNTDLAGKIVLWINEDKPEAGTTPNTSYRMSTARTKVVKNLQSKNPAIILAANPGIAAALARFGKSVTSPRLTIKDEAAKPANTNAPVFNITAVLADELVKSTGKTYADLKSASAAATTPAAIIKDNVVVNYVTTKKDVKAVDVLGYMPGTDLKDEVLIFSAHYDHIGLNPDEKAKDKVNNGADDDGSGTTGILEIARAFSKAKKDGHGPRRSILFLGNVGEEKGLLGSEYYSDHPVFPLANTITDLNIDMIGRVGEEYIGKPDSANYVYPIGSAMLSKELHEIGENANNTYTKLKLDYKYDDPNDPNRFYYRSDHYNFAKHGVPIIFYFNGVHADYHQPGDEVSKINFPLLAKRAQLVFYTGWELANRDKRPVVDAAAGK from the coding sequence ATGAATAAATTACCATTATTGCTTATCGCGCTGGCCTCGGCAACTACGGCCTGTGCACAGCAGAACGCCACGGCAATGAAATACGCCGGGCTGATCACTGCCGACGATGCGAAAAAGCACCTCAGTATCCTGGCTTCTGACGCCTTTGAAGGCCGCGAAACCGGTAAGCCTGGTGCCGAAAAAGCCGCTAACTATATAGCCGGCGAGTTTAAAAAATTAGGATTGCAGGCCCCTGTTAACGGATCATATTTTTTTGATGTACCTCTTACGGAAAATGCGTTGAAAGTAACAGCATTTACTGTTAACGGTAAATCATTTGAGTATGGTACCGATTTTTATTTAGGCGGCGCATTTCCGGATAAAAGCACAACTGTAAGTGATATCGTTTTTGTTGGCTACGGCACCGATGCTGAAATTGGTAATACCGACCTGGCCGGCAAAATTGTGCTTTGGATCAATGAAGATAAACCGGAAGCAGGCACTACACCAAACACCAGCTACCGCATGAGCACTGCGCGTACTAAAGTTGTCAAAAACTTACAAAGTAAAAACCCGGCTATCATATTAGCGGCTAACCCCGGCATTGCAGCAGCTTTAGCCCGTTTTGGCAAAAGCGTAACAAGTCCAAGGTTAACTATTAAGGACGAAGCGGCTAAACCGGCGAATACTAACGCCCCTGTATTTAACATTACCGCGGTACTGGCCGACGAGCTGGTAAAATCGACTGGTAAAACTTATGCCGACCTTAAATCTGCGTCGGCAGCGGCAACTACACCGGCTGCTATTATAAAGGATAACGTAGTTGTAAACTATGTAACCACTAAAAAAGATGTAAAAGCGGTTGACGTATTAGGTTACATGCCAGGCACCGATCTTAAAGATGAAGTATTGATCTTTTCGGCACACTATGACCATATTGGTTTAAATCCTGATGAAAAAGCTAAAGACAAAGTTAACAACGGCGCTGATGACGATGGCTCTGGCACTACCGGTATTTTGGAAATTGCCCGTGCTTTCTCAAAAGCTAAAAAAGATGGGCATGGCCCTCGCCGCAGCATCCTGTTTTTAGGTAACGTTGGCGAAGAAAAAGGTTTATTAGGTTCTGAATATTATTCAGATCATCCTGTATTCCCGCTGGCCAATACCATTACCGATTTAAATATCGATATGATCGGTCGTGTGGGCGAAGAGTACATTGGCAAACCCGATTCCGCAAACTATGTTTATCCAATTGGTTCGGCTATGCTGAGCAAGGAGTTACATGAAATTGGTGAGAATGCCAACAATACTTACACCAAATTAAAACTTGATTATAAGTACGACGATCCTAATGATCCTAACAGGTTTTACTACCGTAGCGATCACTACAACTTTGCAAAACACGGCGTACCAATCATCTTCTACTTTAACGGCGTACATGCTGATTATCACCAGCCAGGCGATGAAGTAAGCAAGATCAACTTCCCGTTGCTGGCTAAACGTGCTCAACTGGTATTTTATACCGGATGGGAACTTGCCAACCGCGACAAGCGTCCCGTTGTGGATGCAGCTGCTGGGAAATAG
- the rpiB gene encoding ribose 5-phosphate isomerase B, with protein MQGLKIAIGSDHAGYEYKQILTETLSSIEVKDFGTYSSESVDYPDFAHPVANAVESGECDLGILICGAANGVAITANKHQNIRAAICWKEEIAVLARSHNNANIVCVPARFVTPEEAKVIVTTFLNTEFEGGRHANRVEKIACV; from the coding sequence ATGCAAGGATTAAAAATCGCTATCGGTTCGGATCACGCCGGGTATGAATACAAACAAATTTTAACAGAAACACTTTCATCTATCGAAGTAAAAGACTTCGGCACTTACTCGTCCGAGTCGGTTGATTATCCTGATTTCGCGCATCCTGTAGCCAACGCAGTTGAAAGCGGTGAGTGTGACCTTGGCATCCTGATTTGTGGTGCAGCTAATGGCGTTGCTATAACGGCCAATAAACATCAGAACATTCGTGCGGCTATTTGCTGGAAAGAAGAAATTGCCGTACTGGCCCGCAGCCACAACAACGCCAACATAGTTTGCGTACCGGCCCGCTTTGTTACCCCCGAAGAAGCAAAGGTCATAGTTACCACATTTTTGAATACTGAATTTGAAGGCGGCAGGCATGCCAATCGCGTAGAGAAGATAGCCTGCGTTTGA
- the tatC gene encoding twin-arginine translocase subunit TatC: MSDSKIIKAIKDKGKTLEAEMSFFDHLEALRWHLVRASVAIVVFTVVVFYYYDWIFSTIIMGPSKSTFWTYRMLCKLGAALHRDGFCIDNVNVHLINTEMAGQFTLQINSSLIIGITLGVPYLIWEIWRFIKPALHEAERKAATGFVFYACILFFLGITFGYFVITPMSINFLSSYTVSTAIQNLFDIDSYISSVATLTLATGVVFQLPILVYILANLGIMTPKFMKETRRYAIVVILIIAAVVTPTPDMLTMTVVSIPLFVLYEVSIVVAGLVEKRKIKKELEFNKGN, from the coding sequence ATGAGCGACAGCAAGATCATCAAGGCCATAAAAGATAAAGGGAAAACGTTAGAGGCAGAAATGTCGTTCTTTGATCACCTCGAGGCTTTAAGGTGGCACCTCGTAAGAGCTTCAGTAGCCATTGTAGTATTTACCGTTGTTGTTTTTTATTACTACGACTGGATTTTCAGTACCATTATTATGGGTCCCAGCAAGTCAACCTTCTGGACCTATCGTATGCTTTGCAAACTTGGTGCCGCGCTTCACCGCGATGGTTTCTGTATTGATAACGTAAATGTACACCTCATCAATACCGAAATGGCAGGTCAATTTACCCTGCAGATCAACTCTTCGCTTATCATCGGTATTACCTTAGGTGTTCCGTACCTGATATGGGAAATATGGCGTTTTATAAAGCCTGCCCTTCATGAGGCCGAGCGTAAGGCCGCTACAGGCTTTGTTTTTTATGCCTGTATTCTTTTCTTTTTAGGGATTACATTCGGTTATTTTGTGATCACCCCAATGTCAATCAACTTCCTGTCGAGCTATACTGTTAGTACAGCCATTCAAAACTTGTTTGATATTGACTCTTATATTTCATCGGTAGCCACGCTTACGCTTGCTACCGGCGTGGTTTTCCAGCTGCCAATATTGGTTTATATACTGGCAAACCTGGGCATTATGACGCCTAAGTTTATGAAAGAAACCCGCCGTTACGCTATTGTAGTGATCCTGATCATTGCCGCGGTGGTTACCCCTACACCAGATATGCTTACCATGACAGTGGTTAGTATTCCGCTATTCGTGTTATACGAAGTGAGTATAGTTGTAGCAGGCCTTGTTGAAAAAAGAAAGATTAAAAAAGAGCTGGAATTCAATAAGGGTAATTAA
- the accC gene encoding acetyl-CoA carboxylase biotin carboxylase subunit has product MFKKILIANRGEIALRVIRTCKEMGIKTVAVYSTADRDSLHVRFADEAVCIGPPPSRDSYLNIPNIISAAELTNADAIHPGYGFLSENAKFSAICAEYGIKFIGATAEQINQMGDKASAKDTMKKAGVPIVPGSDGLLSDVKSGIAIANKIGYPVILKATAGGGGRGMRIVWKDEEFENAWDSARAESGAAFGNDGLYLEKYVQDPRHIEIQVVGDQFGKVCHLSERDCSIQRRHQKLVEEAPSPFMTEKLRKKMGEAAIKGAKAVKYEGAGTVEFLVDKDRNFYFMEMNTRIQVEHPVTEEVINFDLIKEQIKVAAGIPISGKNYEPTMHAIECRINAEDPFNGFRPSPGKITNFHSPGGHGVRIDTHVYSGYVIPPNYDSMIAKVICVAQTRDEALSTMERALSEFVIEGIKTTIPFHLKLLKDPNFRAGNFTTKFMDTFEI; this is encoded by the coding sequence ATGTTTAAAAAAATATTAATAGCTAACCGTGGCGAGATCGCCCTTCGTGTTATCCGTACCTGTAAGGAAATGGGTATTAAAACGGTTGCTGTATATTCAACTGCCGACCGCGATAGTCTGCATGTTCGTTTTGCTGATGAAGCAGTTTGTATCGGTCCGCCGCCAAGCCGCGATTCCTATTTAAATATTCCTAACATCATATCGGCTGCTGAGTTAACCAACGCGGATGCTATCCACCCTGGTTACGGTTTCTTGTCTGAAAACGCTAAGTTTTCGGCTATTTGCGCTGAGTATGGTATCAAATTTATTGGTGCTACTGCCGAGCAGATCAACCAGATGGGTGATAAAGCTTCGGCTAAAGACACCATGAAAAAAGCCGGTGTACCTATTGTTCCCGGTTCAGATGGTTTACTTTCTGATGTTAAATCGGGCATTGCTATTGCCAACAAAATTGGCTACCCGGTTATACTGAAAGCTACCGCCGGTGGTGGTGGCCGTGGTATGCGTATTGTTTGGAAAGACGAAGAGTTTGAAAACGCCTGGGACTCGGCCCGTGCCGAATCAGGTGCAGCCTTTGGTAACGATGGCCTATACCTTGAAAAATATGTTCAGGACCCGCGCCACATTGAAATACAGGTTGTAGGCGACCAGTTTGGTAAAGTTTGCCACCTGTCTGAACGTGATTGCTCTATCCAGCGCCGTCACCAGAAACTGGTTGAAGAGGCCCCATCGCCTTTCATGACCGAAAAACTTCGTAAAAAAATGGGTGAGGCTGCCATTAAAGGCGCCAAAGCTGTAAAATACGAAGGTGCCGGTACAGTAGAGTTTTTGGTTGATAAAGACCGTAATTTCTACTTCATGGAGATGAACACCCGTATCCAGGTTGAACACCCGGTTACCGAAGAGGTAATCAACTTCGACCTGATCAAAGAGCAAATTAAAGTTGCTGCAGGTATCCCTATCTCAGGTAAAAACTATGAGCCAACAATGCATGCCATTGAGTGCCGTATCAATGCCGAAGATCCGTTTAATGGTTTCCGCCCGTCACCAGGTAAAATAACCAATTTCCACTCTCCGGGTGGTCACGGTGTACGTATCGATACGCACGTTTACTCAGGTTATGTTATCCCTCCAAACTACGACTCAATGATTGCTAAAGTTATTTGCGTGGCCCAAACCCGCGATGAAGCTTTAAGCACCATGGAGCGCGCTTTGAGCGAATTTGTGATTGAAGGTATTAAAACCACTATTCCATTCCATTTAAAATTATTGAAGGATCCAAACTTCCGGGCCGGTAACTTTACCACCAAGTTTATGGATACATTTGAGATATAA
- the accB gene encoding acetyl-CoA carboxylase biotin carboxyl carrier protein — MDIKQIQDLIRFVSKSGVNEVSIEQKDFKITIKTNEVQPTVVHATIPAVTQPVTPVLPSAPAPTPVEPAAPAAPDTSKYITVKSPMIGTFYRSSSPDKPLFVNVGDEIKPGTVVCIIEAMKLFNEIESEVSGRIVKVLVDNASPVEYDQPLFLVEPV, encoded by the coding sequence ATGGATATTAAACAAATTCAGGACCTTATTCGCTTTGTTTCCAAATCGGGCGTGAACGAAGTATCAATCGAGCAAAAAGATTTTAAAATCACAATAAAAACCAACGAGGTACAGCCTACGGTGGTTCATGCTACTATTCCGGCTGTTACACAACCTGTTACTCCGGTATTGCCATCTGCTCCGGCCCCAACACCAGTTGAACCTGCTGCACCGGCCGCTCCGGATACATCGAAATACATTACCGTTAAATCGCCAATGATCGGTACTTTTTACCGCTCATCAAGTCCGGATAAACCTTTGTTTGTTAACGTTGGCGACGAAATAAAACCAGGTACTGTAGTATGTATCATCGAAGCTATGAAACTGTTCAATGAAATTGAATCAGAAGTTTCGGGCCGTATAGTGAAAGTACTTGTTGATAACGCTTCACCTGTTGAGTACGATCAACCACTGTTTTTAGTAGAACCAGTTTAA
- a CDS encoding beta-ketoacyl-ACP synthase III yields MSKVHAAITAVHGYVPDYVLTNQELETMVDTNDEWITSRTGIKERRILKGEGLATSDMAVPAVTELLKKRGIGADEIDLIIFCTTTPDMIFPATANILAHKIGAKNAWGFDLQAACSGFLYGLTSGAQFIESGKHKKVLVVGGDKMSAIVNYKDRATCIIFGDGCGAALLEPNEEGNGLIDSILRSDGAGGQYLNLKAGGSLKPASHATVDAGEHYAYQEGQAVFKFAVTNMADVAHEVMERNNLTGDDIAWLVPHQANKRIIDATANRTGISPEKVIINIERYGNTTNGTIPLCLWEWESKFKKGDNLILAAFGGGFTWGSVYLKWAY; encoded by the coding sequence ATGAGTAAAGTTCATGCCGCTATTACCGCTGTACATGGTTACGTTCCCGACTATGTATTAACCAACCAGGAACTGGAAACAATGGTTGATACAAATGACGAGTGGATAACCAGCCGTACCGGTATCAAAGAGCGACGCATATTAAAAGGCGAAGGCCTTGCTACATCTGATATGGCGGTCCCTGCCGTTACCGAGCTCCTTAAAAAACGCGGTATCGGTGCCGATGAGATCGATCTTATCATCTTCTGTACTACCACCCCCGATATGATATTCCCGGCTACGGCCAACATTTTAGCCCATAAAATAGGCGCAAAAAATGCATGGGGATTTGATTTGCAGGCAGCCTGCTCAGGTTTCCTGTATGGCTTAACCTCGGGCGCGCAGTTTATTGAAAGCGGCAAGCACAAAAAAGTATTGGTTGTTGGCGGCGATAAAATGTCGGCCATTGTAAACTATAAAGACCGTGCTACCTGCATCATTTTTGGTGATGGCTGTGGTGCTGCCCTGCTTGAGCCAAATGAGGAAGGCAACGGCCTTATCGATTCTATTTTAAGGAGCGATGGCGCCGGCGGCCAGTACCTTAACCTTAAGGCGGGCGGTTCATTAAAACCGGCCAGTCATGCCACTGTTGACGCGGGCGAACATTATGCTTACCAGGAAGGGCAGGCGGTGTTTAAATTCGCGGTAACCAATATGGCTGATGTTGCACATGAGGTTATGGAGCGTAACAACCTTACAGGCGATGATATTGCCTGGTTGGTACCGCATCAGGCCAACAAGCGCATTATCGACGCTACTGCAAACCGTACAGGTATCAGCCCCGAAAAGGTGATCATTAATATTGAGCGTTACGGTAATACTACCAACGGCACTATTCCACTTTGTTTATGGGAATGGGAAAGCAAGTTTAAAAAAGGGGATAACCTTATTTTAGCGGCTTTCGGCGGTGGCTTTACCTGGGGTTCTGTGTATTTAAAGTGGGCTTATTAA
- the plsX gene encoding phosphate acyltransferase PlsX encodes MKIGLDIMGGDYAPKAAVLGAIEAYKTLSADQKLVLIGDKEVTVSILQENGVSPDHFEFVHTTEVIGMGEHPTKAIVQKPDSSISVGFQLLKAGEIQAFSSAGNTGAMLVGAMFSVKTIPGVVRPAMTTIVPKLKGGLGILLDVGANADCKPDVLVQFGVLGSLFAQTVYDIPNPRVALINIGEEEEKGNLLCQATYPLMKETKLFNFVGNVEGRDLFSEGTDVYVCDGFTGNVILKLAESFYVITRKKQLKDEFFDRFNYEQYGGSPILGVNAPVVVGHGISSPEAIKNMVLLSRNMVESNLVDKIKQAFQ; translated from the coding sequence ATGAAGATTGGCTTAGACATTATGGGCGGTGATTACGCTCCCAAAGCAGCTGTTTTAGGAGCTATCGAAGCTTATAAAACTTTATCCGCCGACCAGAAACTGGTTCTTATTGGCGATAAGGAAGTTACAGTAAGTATTCTTCAGGAAAATGGTGTAAGCCCCGATCACTTCGAGTTTGTACATACAACCGAAGTTATTGGCATGGGCGAGCATCCTACCAAAGCTATTGTCCAGAAGCCTGACTCCAGCATATCAGTTGGTTTTCAACTGCTTAAAGCCGGCGAAATTCAGGCCTTCTCGTCAGCTGGTAACACCGGCGCTATGCTTGTTGGCGCCATGTTCAGTGTAAAAACCATTCCGGGTGTTGTACGCCCGGCTATGACTACTATTGTACCCAAACTTAAAGGAGGTTTGGGTATTTTGTTGGATGTAGGTGCCAATGCCGATTGCAAACCCGATGTGCTTGTTCAGTTCGGGGTACTTGGCAGCTTGTTTGCCCAAACCGTTTATGATATACCTAACCCACGGGTTGCGCTCATAAACATTGGCGAAGAAGAGGAAAAAGGCAATTTACTTTGCCAGGCTACCTACCCATTAATGAAAGAAACAAAGTTGTTTAACTTTGTTGGCAATGTTGAAGGACGCGATCTTTTCAGCGAAGGTACCGACGTGTATGTATGCGATGGTTTTACCGGCAATGTAATATTAAAGCTTGCCGAATCGTTTTACGTTATAACGAGGAAGAAACAGCTGAAGGACGAGTTTTTTGACAGGTTTAATTATGAACAATACGGCGGTAGCCCAATACTGGGTGTAAATGCCCCCGTTGTTGTTGGTCACGGCATCTCGAGTCCGGAGGCTATAAAAAACATGGTCCTTTTGTCAAGGAATATGGTAGAGAGTAACCTCGTTGATAAAATAAAACAAGCATTCCAGTAA
- the rpmF gene encoding 50S ribosomal protein L32, which yields MPHPKRKFSKSRRDKRRTHYKAEAPTLTTCQTTGAVHLPHRAYTVDGNVYYNGKVLIEKAAVA from the coding sequence ATGCCACATCCAAAGCGGAAATTTTCGAAATCAAGGAGAGATAAACGCAGAACTCATTACAAAGCGGAAGCTCCAACTTTAACTACCTGCCAAACTACAGGCGCTGTGCACTTGCCACACAGAGCATACACTGTTGATGGTAATGTTTACTACAACGGTAAAGTTCTTATTGAGAAAGCAGCAGTAGCATAA
- a CDS encoding YceD family protein: protein MKSLKKYSIPFTGLKLGKHQFEYDIQDDFFDEFEYSLVKKATLHCEVELDKQETMLILNFKIDGTIDTTCDRCLSQLPQQVDITEQQIAKFSDEEIDEDEEIITLGKNDHEIDIAGLIYEYINVAVPFISVCDNEGETPYCDKEMLDKLNKLSANDEQSEQTDPRWDALRNMNK, encoded by the coding sequence TTGAAATCGCTTAAGAAATATTCGATTCCCTTTACGGGGCTTAAACTGGGGAAACACCAGTTTGAGTATGACATACAGGATGACTTTTTTGATGAGTTTGAATACTCACTGGTAAAAAAGGCAACCCTGCACTGTGAGGTTGAACTGGATAAGCAGGAAACTATGCTGATCCTGAACTTTAAGATTGACGGTACAATTGATACTACCTGCGACAGGTGTTTATCGCAATTGCCTCAACAGGTTGATATTACTGAACAGCAGATAGCTAAATTCAGTGATGAGGAGATTGATGAAGACGAAGAGATCATCACCCTTGGTAAAAACGATCATGAGATTGATATAGCCGGGTTGATTTATGAATACATAAACGTTGCAGTACCGTTTATTTCGGTTTGCGACAACGAGGGCGAAACCCCTTATTGTGATAAGGAAATGCTTGACAAGCTGAATAAGCTTTCGGCAAATGATGAACAAAGTGAGCAAACAGACCCACGGTGGGATGCGCTCAGGAACATGAATAAATAA